One genomic window of Phoenix dactylifera cultivar Barhee BC4 chromosome 6, palm_55x_up_171113_PBpolish2nd_filt_p, whole genome shotgun sequence includes the following:
- the LOC103698683 gene encoding U-box domain-containing protein 30-like codes for MPQYQQPLSWRLEGGGRILDLETAVKDGILGGGGGGGGGWGGPGCAAGGEKVDLKKMIEELEPVEDVPSVFICPISLEAMLDPVTLCTGQTYERTNILKWLSMGHLTCPTTMQELWDDAVTPNRTLHQLIHAWFSQRHLRFKKRSEDVQGRAAELLDTLRKVKGHARVQALKELQKMVVDHSSIKKTVADSGSIALLTSLLGPFTSHAVGSEAIGILVNLSLNSEAKANLMQPAKVSLVVDMLNEGTTETRINCTRLIEMLMGEKDFRPEIVSSLSLLVGLMRLVKDKKHHPSGTWAGLSLLKTICSHQRQVRSLIVRVGAVAQLVELLPDSSLECLELALQILNDLSAIPEGRVALKDCPQAIPNAVRLLMRVSESCTQHALSILWAVCKLAPDECASRAVEAGLAAKLLLVIQSGCSPELKQRSAELLKLCSLNYTATLFMSKCKLTGTIQ; via the coding sequence ATGCCGCAGTACCAGCAACCGCTGTCCTGGAGGCTGGAGGGAGGCGGGCGGATCCTGGATCTGGAGACGGCCGTGAAAGATGGCATCttgggcggcggcggaggcggaggcgggggCTGGGGCGGCCCAGGCTGCGCCGCCGGCGGCGAGAAGGTGGACTTGAAGAAGATGATCGAGGAGCTGGAGCCGGTGGAGGATGTCCCCTCGGTGTTCATCTGCCCCATCTCTCTCGAGGCCATGCTGGATCCGGTGACCCTGTGCACGGGCCAGACCTACGAGCGCACCAACATCCTCAAATGGCTCTCCATGGGCCACCTCACCTGCCCCACCACCATGCAAGAGCTCTGGGACGACGCCGTCACGCCCAACCGCACCCTCCACCAGCTGATCCACGCCTGGTTCTCCCAGCGCCACCTCCGCTTCAAGAAGCGCTCCGAGGACGTCCAGGGCCGCGCCGCCGAGCTCCTCGACACCCTCAGAAAGGTTAAAGGCCATGCCAGAGTTCAGGCTCTGAAAGAGCTCCAAAAGATGGTCGTCGACCACTCCTCCATCAAGAAGACCGTCGCCGACTCCGGCAGCATCGCCCTTCTGACGTCCCTTCTAGGTCCCTTCACTTCCCACGCTGTCGGCTCGGAGGCGATCGGCATCCTCGTCAATCTTTCTCTGAACTCTGAGGCGAAGGCGAATCTGATGCAGCCGGCGAAGGTCTCGCTGGTCGTCGACATGCTCAACGAGGGGACGACCGAGACCAGGATCAATTGCACGAGACTCATAGAGATGCTGATGGGGGAGAAGGATTTCCGGCCGGAGATCGTGTCAAGTTTGAGTCTTCTGGTGGGGTTGATGAGGCTGGTGAAGGATAAGAAACACCATCCCAGTGGCACCTGGGCCGGCCTAAGTTTGCTCAAGACCATCTGCTCCCACCAGCGGCAGGTTCGAAGCCTCATCGTCAGGGTCGGTGCCGTTGCGCAGCTCGTCGAACTCTTGCCGGATTCCAGTCTCGAGTGTCTGGAATTGGCTCTCCAGATCCTGAATGATCTCTCGGCGATCCCGGAAGGGCGGGTGGCGTTGAAGGATTGCCCTCAGGCTATTCCCAATGCCGTGAGGCTGTTGATGAGGGTGTCCGAGTCCTGTACTCAGCATGCGTTGTCCATCTTATGGGCGGTCTGTAAGCTCGCTCCCGATGAATGTGCGTCGCGAGCGGTGGAGGCGGGCTTGGCTGCAAAGTTGTTGCTTGTAATACAGAGTGGCTGCAGTCCGGAGCTAAAGCAGCGGTCGGCCGAGCTGTTGAAGCTATGTAGTCTCAATTACACGGCAACCCTGTTCATGTCCAAGTGCAAGCTCACGGGGACGATCCAGTGA